Proteins from a genomic interval of Balaenoptera musculus isolate JJ_BM4_2016_0621 chromosome 16, mBalMus1.pri.v3, whole genome shotgun sequence:
- the PLAU gene encoding LOW QUALITY PROTEIN: urokinase-type plasminogen activator (The sequence of the model RefSeq protein was modified relative to this genomic sequence to represent the inferred CDS: inserted 2 bases in 2 codons) yields MRVLLACLLLCALVVSDSEGSHELHQVSGASKCGCLNGGKCVSYKYFSNIQRCNCPKKFQGEHCEIDTSKTCYQGNGHSYRGKANTDTSGRPCLAWNSATVLLKTYHAHRPDALQLGLGKHNYCRNPDNQRRPWCYVKVGLMQIVQECMVHNCSSGKSALSPPEKLQCGQKALRPRXKIVGGEFTTIENQPWFAAIYRRHRAGSVTYVCGGSLISPCWVVSATHCFIDYXKEEDYIVYLGRSKLNSITPGEMKFEVEKLILREDYSADTLAHHNDIALLKIRSSTGQCAQPSRSIQVICLPPANEDARFGTSCEITGFGKENSSDYIYSEQLKMAVVKLISHKQCQQPHYYGTEVTNKMLCAADPQWETDSCQGDSGGPLVCFTQGRMTLTGIVSWGRECAMKEKPGVYTRVSSFLPWIHTHIGGENGLAL; encoded by the exons ATGAGAGTCCTGCTGGCATGCCTGCTCCTCTGCGCCCTGGTCGTGAGCGACTCCGAG GGCAGCCATGAACTTCATCAAGTGTCTGGTGCAT CGAAGTGTGGCTGTCTGAATGGAGGAAAATGTGTGTCCTACAAGTACTTCTCCAACATTCAGCGATGCAACTGCCCAAAGAAATTCCAAGGGGAACACTGTGAGATAG ATACATCGAAAACCTGCTATCAGGGGAATGGTCACTCTTACCGAGGGAAGGCCAACACTGACACCAGCGGCCGGCCCTGCCTGGCCTGGAACTCTGCCACCGTCCTTCTGAAAACGTACCATGCCCACAGACCTGATGCCCTTCAGCTGGGACTGGGGAAACATAATTATTGCAG GAACCCAGACAATCAGAGAAGGCCCTGGTGCTATGTGAAGGTTGGCCTAATGCAGATTGTCCAGGAGTGCATGGTGCACAACTGCTCTTCTG gaaaaagtgccctctctcctccagaaAAGTTACAGTGCGGCCAGAAGGCTCTGAGGCCCC TTAAGATTGTTGGGGGAGAATTCACCACCATCGAGAACCAGCCTTGGTTTGCAGCCATCTATAGGAGGCACCGTGCAGGCTCTGTCACCTACGTGTGCGGGGGCAGCCTCATCAGCCCCTGCTGGGTGGTCAGCGCCACACACTGCTTCAT TGATT AAAAGGAGGAGGACTACATTGTCTACCTGGGTCGGTCAAAGCTTAACTCTATCACGCCTGGCGAGATGAAGTTTGAGGTGGAAAAGCTCATCTTACGTGAGGACTACAGTGCTGACACCCTTGCTCACCACAATGATATTG CCTTGCTGAAGATCCGTTCCAGCACGGGCCAGTGTGCACAGCCATCCCGGTCCATACAGGTCATCTGCCTGCCCCCAGCGAATGAGGATGCCCGTTTTGGCACAAGCTGTGAGATTACTGGCTTTGGAAAAGAGAATTCCT CTGACTATATCTATTCAGAGCAGCTGAAAATGGCTGTTGTGAAGCTGATTTCCCACAAGCAGTGTCAGCAGCCCCACTACTATGGCACTGAAGTCACCAACAAAATGCTGTGTGCAGCTGACCCACAGTGGGAAACAGATTCCTGCCAG GGAGACTCAGGGGGGCCGCTGGTCTGCTTCACCCAAGGCCGCATGACTCTGACTGGGATTGTGAGCTGGGGCCGTGAATGTGCCATGAAGGAAAAGCCAGGCGTCTACACAAGGGTCTCAAGCTTCCTGCCCTGGATCCACACTCACATTGGGGGAGAGAATGGCCTAGCCCTCTGA